A part of Methanorbis furvi genomic DNA contains:
- a CDS encoding JAB domain-containing protein: MSLKNTAEIDRPREKLIANGPQNLTLAELVAAIIGRGTAGNDALKIGKMVSDILMENSYNTTVKEIASVDGMGPAKACQILAALELARRFPPPDRKHAVIKRAEDILPFVSQYRYDKQENVVAATLSGAHEILNIRLVTRGLVNESHVHPREVFAGAVTDRAAAIILIHNHPSGNLAPSRQDILVTEKIQAAGTILGIKLLDHIIIGPCDGFQSILEEEEESGENDADYQHAQ; this comes from the coding sequence ATGAGTCTGAAAAACACCGCCGAGATAGACCGACCGCGGGAAAAACTGATAGCAAACGGACCGCAAAACCTCACACTCGCAGAACTTGTCGCGGCAATCATCGGCCGGGGCACGGCAGGAAACGATGCACTCAAGATAGGAAAAATGGTCAGCGACATCCTGATGGAAAACTCCTACAACACCACAGTAAAAGAGATCGCATCCGTTGACGGCATGGGTCCTGCAAAAGCCTGTCAGATACTTGCCGCGCTCGAACTTGCCCGCAGATTTCCTCCGCCAGACAGAAAACATGCGGTGATCAAACGCGCCGAAGACATCCTGCCGTTCGTCAGTCAGTACCGCTACGACAAACAGGAAAACGTCGTTGCCGCCACTCTCTCCGGCGCACATGAAATACTCAACATCCGCCTCGTCACCCGCGGACTTGTCAACGAAAGTCATGTGCATCCAAGAGAAGTGTTTGCCGGCGCCGTCACCGACCGTGCGGCGGCAATAATTCTCATTCACAATCATCCGTCAGGAAACCTCGCACCAAGCAGACAGGACATACTGGTCACCGAAAAAATTCAGGCGGCAGGAACAATCCTCGGCATCAAACTGCTGGACCACATTATTATAGGCCCCTGCGATGGCTTCCAAAGCATCCTTGAAGAGGAGGAGGAGTCTGGCGAAAACGATGCAGATTATCAACATGCTCAGTAA
- a CDS encoding adenylosuccinate synthetase, with product MPSTIIVGGFFGDEGKGKIVAHIAQQDKAKIIARGGVGPNAGHTVEVGDKKYGVRMVPSGFVYPNAKLMIGSGVLVDPRVFAHELETLQCGDRTFIDGRCGVIEEEHIYKDKNDSHLSKTVGSTGSGCGPANSDRVMRTARLARDVPELAPYIIDVAQNVNDSIDAGDSVIIEGTQGFGISLYYGNYPYVTSKDTSASQMAADVGVGPTKIDDVIVVFKAFPTRVGEGPFPTELSHDDSMAMGIQEFGTVTRRERRIGTWDGKMARYSAMINGCTAIAITGVDHIDKSVFGVKEYSKLTPSVKKFLDQIEEDTGCPVGIISTGPEQSQIIDIRDEL from the coding sequence ATGCCAAGCACGATCATTGTCGGCGGCTTTTTTGGTGACGAAGGAAAAGGAAAAATCGTTGCCCACATTGCCCAGCAGGATAAAGCAAAAATTATTGCACGCGGCGGTGTCGGTCCGAACGCAGGTCACACCGTAGAAGTGGGTGACAAAAAGTACGGTGTCAGAATGGTACCGTCCGGTTTTGTCTACCCGAACGCAAAACTCATGATCGGCAGCGGCGTACTGGTGGACCCGCGGGTCTTTGCCCATGAACTCGAAACCCTGCAGTGTGGCGACCGTACCTTCATTGACGGCCGCTGCGGTGTCATCGAAGAAGAGCACATCTACAAAGACAAGAACGACTCCCACCTCTCAAAGACCGTCGGATCAACCGGCTCCGGATGCGGACCGGCAAACTCTGACCGCGTAATGCGGACCGCACGGCTCGCACGCGACGTCCCTGAACTCGCCCCGTACATCATTGACGTTGCACAGAACGTCAACGACTCAATCGATGCAGGCGACTCGGTCATCATTGAAGGAACCCAAGGATTCGGCATCTCTCTTTACTACGGCAACTATCCGTATGTCACCAGCAAAGACACCTCCGCATCCCAGATGGCAGCAGACGTTGGTGTCGGCCCGACCAAAATCGACGACGTCATCGTTGTCTTCAAGGCATTCCCGACAAGAGTAGGCGAAGGCCCGTTCCCGACCGAACTCTCCCACGATGACTCCATGGCAATGGGCATTCAGGAGTTCGGTACCGTCACCCGCCGCGAACGCAGAATCGGTACATGGGATGGAAAGATGGCACGCTACTCGGCAATGATCAACGGCTGCACGGCAATCGCCATCACCGGCGTTGACCACATCGACAAGAGCGTCTTTGGCGTCAAAGAGTACAGCAAACTCACTCCCTCGGTCAAAAAGTTCCTTGATCAGATCGAAGAAGACACCGGCTGCCCGGTCGGCATCATCTCAACCGGACCCGAACAGTCACAGATCATCGACATCAGAGACGAGCTGTAA
- a CDS encoding methytransferase partner Trm112, with translation MKRWVLDIICCPVCKGKFMLTEMEGNDTDIVEGLLTCTSCKRVYPISSGIANLLPKEEK, from the coding sequence ATGAAGCGCTGGGTCCTCGACATCATCTGTTGCCCTGTCTGCAAAGGAAAGTTTATGCTTACAGAGATGGAGGGTAATGATACAGATATTGTCGAAGGACTGCTGACCTGCACATCCTGCAAACGGGTGTACCCGATATCCTCCGGCATCGCAAACCTTCTTCCAAAAGAAGAAAAATGA
- a CDS encoding DUF7524 family protein — protein sequence MAIVEIQLNRLGINSLELSTDAVDVSGGTALHVRFINHGSPTHATLRCEASAYTDFTYENIYVESEAELEIKIREEAGSGSFNMQVITGYGMRRESFTINVMKFCPVPAPEPVIFPEEQVEIPKRKRSKDLGSGAGNVAVIAIMPIIAAVILILWQYLPLNIDGLAMAIIIYLIMLAGVIIAWRSAQ from the coding sequence ATGGCCATTGTTGAAATTCAGCTGAATCGTCTTGGAATTAATTCGTTAGAACTTTCCACTGACGCGGTGGACGTGAGCGGAGGAACCGCACTCCACGTCCGGTTCATAAACCACGGCTCACCGACCCATGCAACACTCAGATGCGAAGCATCCGCGTACACCGACTTTACCTATGAAAACATCTATGTCGAGAGCGAGGCCGAGCTTGAGATCAAGATAAGAGAGGAGGCAGGGTCGGGAAGTTTCAACATGCAGGTGATCACCGGCTATGGTATGCGGCGCGAGTCGTTTACGATTAATGTGATGAAATTCTGTCCGGTCCCTGCACCGGAGCCGGTCATTTTTCCCGAGGAGCAGGTTGAGATCCCGAAACGAAAACGTTCGAAGGATCTCGGCAGCGGCGCAGGAAATGTTGCAGTGATTGCAATTATGCCGATCATTGCGGCAGTGATTCTGATTCTCTGGCAGTACCTTCCGTTGAACATCGACGGACTTGCCATGGCGATCATCATCTACTTAATCATGCTCGCCGGAGTCATCATCGCATGGCGTTCGGCGCAATAA